In a single window of the Rhineura floridana isolate rRhiFlo1 chromosome 3, rRhiFlo1.hap2, whole genome shotgun sequence genome:
- the LOC133381298 gene encoding zinc finger protein 883-like isoform X2: MSCEMASEQHSGPSCHSGEETTTMQAEGLLTFEEVVLHFTEEEWVLLDPGQRALYKEVLMEIHEMITSLGDVWGITAEEEPSEMSPERAEEQKEEWKLGSQDGARRQEDRQTQKLGDESNASQGDKNKFQGNSHHLKVTGMSPECSKLFSCQKSLSTHWRRRTQENPYKCLKCGKEFFDTSSLLRHQRVHTREEPNASLSSGESVSHSGSLASLQKKHVEERPYKFSNSGKNCSDQSMIVSHERMYTAEKPYKCLECGKSFRQDYQLAIHQKSHKGGKPYTCPYCGESFSERYNLTRHQKSHTGEKSHTCPERGEHFSKKSNVNVYTKEHTREKPYKCLECGKSFGHDISLSLHQRTHTSDKPYKCLDCGKSFSQSNYLISHQRTHRGDKPYNCFECGKIFYDRSKLSVHERVHTGDKPYKCLECGKSFSQDISLTRHQRTHTGDKPYKCLECGKSFNVSGTLTRHQRTHTGDKPYKCFECGKRFSHSCTLTKHHRTHTGDKPYKCLECGKRFGHSSSLTFHQRTHTGDKPYKCYECGKCFRQSGPLTRHQRTHTGDKPYKCLECGKSFSESGALTSHQRTHTGDKPYKCLECGKSFSHSTSVTSHQRTHTGDKPYKCFECGKRFSQNGNLQAHQRSHKGEKPYKCFECGKSFKQSSNLNVHQRIHTVEKFL, translated from the exons atga GCTGTGAAATGGCATCGGAGCAACATTCTGGACCTTCCTGTCATTCTGGAGAggaaaccaccaccatgcaggcTGAG GGTCTgctgacctttgaggaggtggtgttgcatttcacggaggaggaatgggtcctcctggatcctggtCAGAGAGCACTTTACAAGGAAGTCCTGATGGAGATTCATGAGATGATAACCTCTTTGG GAGATGTCTGGGGGATCACGGCTGAGGAGGAACCATCAGAAATGTCACCGGAAAGAGctgaggagcagaaggaggaatGGAAATTagggagtcaagatggagcaaggAGACAAGAAGACAGACAAACACAGAAGCTGGGGGATGAATCCAATGCTTCTCAGggtgataaaaataaatttcaaggGAATAGTCATCACCTAAAGGTAACGGGAATGTCTCCTGAATGCAGTAAACTCTTCAGTTGCCAAAAATCCCTGAGTACACATTGGAGAAGGCGTACGCAAGAGAATCCATACAAATGCTTGAAATGTGGGAAGGAATTTTTTGATACATCAAGCCTCCTTAGACATCAGAGAGTTCACACCAGAGAGGAACCAAATGCATCCTTAAGTTCTGGGGAAAGTGTCAGTCACAGTGGAAGTCTTGCTTCCCTTCAAAAAAAACATGTAGAGGAGAGGCCATATAAATTCTCCAACAGTGGCAAGAATTGTTCTGATCAGTCCATGATTGTTAGCCATGAGAGAATGTACACAGcagagaaaccgtataaatgcttggagtgtggcaagagcttTAGGCAGGATTATCAACTGGCTATACATCAGAAAAGTCATAAAGGGGGGAAACCATATACATGTCCCTACTGTGGAGAAAGTTTCAGTGAGAGATATAATTTGACAAGGCATCAGAAGagtcacacaggagagaaatcaCATACATGCCCTGAGCGCGGGGAACATTTCAGCAAGAAGTCAAATGTTAATGTATATACGAAAGAGCATACacgagagaaaccatataaatgtttagagtgtggaaagagctttggcCATGATATTTCCCtttctttgcatcaaagaactcatacaagcgacaaaccctataaatgcttggactgtggaaagagcttcagtcagagcaactaccttatttcacatcaaagaactcatagaggagacaaaccttataattgctttgagtgtggaaaaatATTTTATGATAGGTCAAAACTTTCTGTACATGAGAGAGtgcacacaggagacaaaccatataaatgcttggagtgtggaaagagcttcagtcaggatATATCCCTTACtaggcatcaaagaactcatacaggggacaagccctataaatgcttggaatgtggaaagagcttcaatgtcagtggcacccttactagacatcaaagaactcatacaggggacaaaccttataaatgctttgagtgtggaaagagattcAGTCACAGTTGCACCCTTACTaaacatcacagaactcatacggGGGACaaaccctataaatgcttggagtgtggaaagagattcGGTCACAGTAGCTCCCTTACAttccatcaaagaactcatacaggtgacaaaccttataaatgctatgagtgtggaaagtgcttcaggcAGAGTGGCCCCcttactagacatcaaagaactcatacaggggacaaaccttataaatgcttggagtgtggaaagagcttcagtgagagtggcgctcttacttcacatcaaagaactcacacaggcgacaaaccttataaatgcttggagtgtggaaagagcttcagtcacagtacctctgttacttcgcatcaaagaactcatacaggggacaaaccttataaatgcttcgagtgtggaaaaagGTTTAGTCAGAATGGCAATCTTCAGGCACATCAAAGGTCGCATAAGGGGGaaaagccatataaatgctttgaatgtggaaaaagctttaagcAGAGTTCCAATCTTAATGTACATCAAAGGATCCATACAGTAGAGAAGTTTTTGTGA
- the LOC133381298 gene encoding zinc finger protein 883-like isoform X1, with product MQIGGINLPGAGPEITDGKTDPSLLVPGCEMASEQHSGPSCHSGEETTTMQAEGLLTFEEVVLHFTEEEWVLLDPGQRALYKEVLMEIHEMITSLGDVWGITAEEEPSEMSPERAEEQKEEWKLGSQDGARRQEDRQTQKLGDESNASQGDKNKFQGNSHHLKVTGMSPECSKLFSCQKSLSTHWRRRTQENPYKCLKCGKEFFDTSSLLRHQRVHTREEPNASLSSGESVSHSGSLASLQKKHVEERPYKFSNSGKNCSDQSMIVSHERMYTAEKPYKCLECGKSFRQDYQLAIHQKSHKGGKPYTCPYCGESFSERYNLTRHQKSHTGEKSHTCPERGEHFSKKSNVNVYTKEHTREKPYKCLECGKSFGHDISLSLHQRTHTSDKPYKCLDCGKSFSQSNYLISHQRTHRGDKPYNCFECGKIFYDRSKLSVHERVHTGDKPYKCLECGKSFSQDISLTRHQRTHTGDKPYKCLECGKSFNVSGTLTRHQRTHTGDKPYKCFECGKRFSHSCTLTKHHRTHTGDKPYKCLECGKRFGHSSSLTFHQRTHTGDKPYKCYECGKCFRQSGPLTRHQRTHTGDKPYKCLECGKSFSESGALTSHQRTHTGDKPYKCLECGKSFSHSTSVTSHQRTHTGDKPYKCFECGKRFSQNGNLQAHQRSHKGEKPYKCFECGKSFKQSSNLNVHQRIHTVEKFL from the exons ATGCAAATTGGTGGGATCAACTTACCAGGAGCAGGGCCAGAAATAACAGATGgcaagactgatccttccttgctCGTGCCAG GCTGTGAAATGGCATCGGAGCAACATTCTGGACCTTCCTGTCATTCTGGAGAggaaaccaccaccatgcaggcTGAG GGTCTgctgacctttgaggaggtggtgttgcatttcacggaggaggaatgggtcctcctggatcctggtCAGAGAGCACTTTACAAGGAAGTCCTGATGGAGATTCATGAGATGATAACCTCTTTGG GAGATGTCTGGGGGATCACGGCTGAGGAGGAACCATCAGAAATGTCACCGGAAAGAGctgaggagcagaaggaggaatGGAAATTagggagtcaagatggagcaaggAGACAAGAAGACAGACAAACACAGAAGCTGGGGGATGAATCCAATGCTTCTCAGggtgataaaaataaatttcaaggGAATAGTCATCACCTAAAGGTAACGGGAATGTCTCCTGAATGCAGTAAACTCTTCAGTTGCCAAAAATCCCTGAGTACACATTGGAGAAGGCGTACGCAAGAGAATCCATACAAATGCTTGAAATGTGGGAAGGAATTTTTTGATACATCAAGCCTCCTTAGACATCAGAGAGTTCACACCAGAGAGGAACCAAATGCATCCTTAAGTTCTGGGGAAAGTGTCAGTCACAGTGGAAGTCTTGCTTCCCTTCAAAAAAAACATGTAGAGGAGAGGCCATATAAATTCTCCAACAGTGGCAAGAATTGTTCTGATCAGTCCATGATTGTTAGCCATGAGAGAATGTACACAGcagagaaaccgtataaatgcttggagtgtggcaagagcttTAGGCAGGATTATCAACTGGCTATACATCAGAAAAGTCATAAAGGGGGGAAACCATATACATGTCCCTACTGTGGAGAAAGTTTCAGTGAGAGATATAATTTGACAAGGCATCAGAAGagtcacacaggagagaaatcaCATACATGCCCTGAGCGCGGGGAACATTTCAGCAAGAAGTCAAATGTTAATGTATATACGAAAGAGCATACacgagagaaaccatataaatgtttagagtgtggaaagagctttggcCATGATATTTCCCtttctttgcatcaaagaactcatacaagcgacaaaccctataaatgcttggactgtggaaagagcttcagtcagagcaactaccttatttcacatcaaagaactcatagaggagacaaaccttataattgctttgagtgtggaaaaatATTTTATGATAGGTCAAAACTTTCTGTACATGAGAGAGtgcacacaggagacaaaccatataaatgcttggagtgtggaaagagcttcagtcaggatATATCCCTTACtaggcatcaaagaactcatacaggggacaagccctataaatgcttggaatgtggaaagagcttcaatgtcagtggcacccttactagacatcaaagaactcatacaggggacaaaccttataaatgctttgagtgtggaaagagattcAGTCACAGTTGCACCCTTACTaaacatcacagaactcatacggGGGACaaaccctataaatgcttggagtgtggaaagagattcGGTCACAGTAGCTCCCTTACAttccatcaaagaactcatacaggtgacaaaccttataaatgctatgagtgtggaaagtgcttcaggcAGAGTGGCCCCcttactagacatcaaagaactcatacaggggacaaaccttataaatgcttggagtgtggaaagagcttcagtgagagtggcgctcttacttcacatcaaagaactcacacaggcgacaaaccttataaatgcttggagtgtggaaagagcttcagtcacagtacctctgttacttcgcatcaaagaactcatacaggggacaaaccttataaatgcttcgagtgtggaaaaagGTTTAGTCAGAATGGCAATCTTCAGGCACATCAAAGGTCGCATAAGGGGGaaaagccatataaatgctttgaatgtggaaaaagctttaagcAGAGTTCCAATCTTAATGTACATCAAAGGATCCATACAGTAGAGAAGTTTTTGTGA
- the LOC133381298 gene encoding zinc finger protein 883-like isoform X3: MASEQHSGPSCHSGEETTTMQAEGLLTFEEVVLHFTEEEWVLLDPGQRALYKEVLMEIHEMITSLGDVWGITAEEEPSEMSPERAEEQKEEWKLGSQDGARRQEDRQTQKLGDESNASQGDKNKFQGNSHHLKVTGMSPECSKLFSCQKSLSTHWRRRTQENPYKCLKCGKEFFDTSSLLRHQRVHTREEPNASLSSGESVSHSGSLASLQKKHVEERPYKFSNSGKNCSDQSMIVSHERMYTAEKPYKCLECGKSFRQDYQLAIHQKSHKGGKPYTCPYCGESFSERYNLTRHQKSHTGEKSHTCPERGEHFSKKSNVNVYTKEHTREKPYKCLECGKSFGHDISLSLHQRTHTSDKPYKCLDCGKSFSQSNYLISHQRTHRGDKPYNCFECGKIFYDRSKLSVHERVHTGDKPYKCLECGKSFSQDISLTRHQRTHTGDKPYKCLECGKSFNVSGTLTRHQRTHTGDKPYKCFECGKRFSHSCTLTKHHRTHTGDKPYKCLECGKRFGHSSSLTFHQRTHTGDKPYKCYECGKCFRQSGPLTRHQRTHTGDKPYKCLECGKSFSESGALTSHQRTHTGDKPYKCLECGKSFSHSTSVTSHQRTHTGDKPYKCFECGKRFSQNGNLQAHQRSHKGEKPYKCFECGKSFKQSSNLNVHQRIHTVEKFL, encoded by the exons ATGGCATCGGAGCAACATTCTGGACCTTCCTGTCATTCTGGAGAggaaaccaccaccatgcaggcTGAG GGTCTgctgacctttgaggaggtggtgttgcatttcacggaggaggaatgggtcctcctggatcctggtCAGAGAGCACTTTACAAGGAAGTCCTGATGGAGATTCATGAGATGATAACCTCTTTGG GAGATGTCTGGGGGATCACGGCTGAGGAGGAACCATCAGAAATGTCACCGGAAAGAGctgaggagcagaaggaggaatGGAAATTagggagtcaagatggagcaaggAGACAAGAAGACAGACAAACACAGAAGCTGGGGGATGAATCCAATGCTTCTCAGggtgataaaaataaatttcaaggGAATAGTCATCACCTAAAGGTAACGGGAATGTCTCCTGAATGCAGTAAACTCTTCAGTTGCCAAAAATCCCTGAGTACACATTGGAGAAGGCGTACGCAAGAGAATCCATACAAATGCTTGAAATGTGGGAAGGAATTTTTTGATACATCAAGCCTCCTTAGACATCAGAGAGTTCACACCAGAGAGGAACCAAATGCATCCTTAAGTTCTGGGGAAAGTGTCAGTCACAGTGGAAGTCTTGCTTCCCTTCAAAAAAAACATGTAGAGGAGAGGCCATATAAATTCTCCAACAGTGGCAAGAATTGTTCTGATCAGTCCATGATTGTTAGCCATGAGAGAATGTACACAGcagagaaaccgtataaatgcttggagtgtggcaagagcttTAGGCAGGATTATCAACTGGCTATACATCAGAAAAGTCATAAAGGGGGGAAACCATATACATGTCCCTACTGTGGAGAAAGTTTCAGTGAGAGATATAATTTGACAAGGCATCAGAAGagtcacacaggagagaaatcaCATACATGCCCTGAGCGCGGGGAACATTTCAGCAAGAAGTCAAATGTTAATGTATATACGAAAGAGCATACacgagagaaaccatataaatgtttagagtgtggaaagagctttggcCATGATATTTCCCtttctttgcatcaaagaactcatacaagcgacaaaccctataaatgcttggactgtggaaagagcttcagtcagagcaactaccttatttcacatcaaagaactcatagaggagacaaaccttataattgctttgagtgtggaaaaatATTTTATGATAGGTCAAAACTTTCTGTACATGAGAGAGtgcacacaggagacaaaccatataaatgcttggagtgtggaaagagcttcagtcaggatATATCCCTTACtaggcatcaaagaactcatacaggggacaagccctataaatgcttggaatgtggaaagagcttcaatgtcagtggcacccttactagacatcaaagaactcatacaggggacaaaccttataaatgctttgagtgtggaaagagattcAGTCACAGTTGCACCCTTACTaaacatcacagaactcatacggGGGACaaaccctataaatgcttggagtgtggaaagagattcGGTCACAGTAGCTCCCTTACAttccatcaaagaactcatacaggtgacaaaccttataaatgctatgagtgtggaaagtgcttcaggcAGAGTGGCCCCcttactagacatcaaagaactcatacaggggacaaaccttataaatgcttggagtgtggaaagagcttcagtgagagtggcgctcttacttcacatcaaagaactcacacaggcgacaaaccttataaatgcttggagtgtggaaagagcttcagtcacagtacctctgttacttcgcatcaaagaactcatacaggggacaaaccttataaatgcttcgagtgtggaaaaagGTTTAGTCAGAATGGCAATCTTCAGGCACATCAAAGGTCGCATAAGGGGGaaaagccatataaatgctttgaatgtggaaaaagctttaagcAGAGTTCCAATCTTAATGTACATCAAAGGATCCATACAGTAGAGAAGTTTTTGTGA